In Monomorium pharaonis isolate MP-MQ-018 unplaced genomic scaffold, ASM1337386v2 scaffold_578, whole genome shotgun sequence, the genomic stretch TGCCAATAGCAATCCCTGAAATTCcagcccccccccccaaatAATTACACAAGAGTGGGAAGGCGGAGAGTCAAAGTCAAAAATTGCATCTCAAATATCTCCGAAATGGTAAGAGCTATTGAGATATGTACTATAGAAACGATTTTAGCCTATTTTTACCCCTTTAACAtgttacaaaattctaaattgcCAAAAATGGCATCTTtcgattttgtttaaaatttaatgtgatTCTCAACGAAATTCCCTGCAAAACAACGAAAACCGCATGTTGGGGAAATGTTTGGTTCGCGAGTTACAGATTTGAGGGTAAAAAATAAGGTAAAAAATTGGGGGACTAAAAATTTCTGGGATTGCTATTGGTATAAAGGTCTATCAAAATTCACAGTTTGGTGCAAATATAGGGGTGGGCAGATTTGGCTGATTTTGAATAAACCCTTTTGttataattgcattatataatttgattttgtgtgcaaaattttttctaagaacaatgatgtattattttgtagaataattgcaaaatattgtatCATTGCCGTGGAAGATTGTTACAATGTAGATTTTATCTTGttccttttttattgttttgtagattttatttttgcggTTTAGGAGAAAATaggtaagtatttttttatttaagtttttaataagatttaaacaAAGGTACTGTGCGTTTGTAAATATTGGGTGCTGTGCGTCTGCAAGAAACGGGTGCTGTGCGTTTACGAGAAACGGGTGCTGTGCGCTTACAAGAAACGGGTGCTGTGCGTTTACGAGAAACGGGTGCTGTGCGCTTGTAGAAAACGGGTGCTGTGCGCTTGTAAAAATCGGGTGCTGTGCATTTGCAGAAAACGGGCGCTGTGCGCTTGTAAAAATCGGGTGCTGTGCGCTTGCAGTAAACGGGTGCTGTGCGCTTGTAAAAATCGGGTGCTGTGCGCTTGCAGAAAACGAGTGCTGTGCGCTTGTAAAAACCGGGTGCTGTGCGCTTGCAGTAAACGGGTGCTGTGCGCTTGTAAAAATCGAGTGCTGTGCGCTTGTAGAAAACGGGTGCTGTGCGCTTGTAAAAATCAGGTGCTGTGCACTTGTAAATATTGGGTGCTGTGCCCTTATAAAGGTTGGGTGCTTTGTATCTGCAAAGATCTGGTGCTGTGCGCTTGTATAGATTGAGTGTTGTTATTTTAAGTGtagttatataaaagaaaataaaacaaaaatgtctGCGAAAATAAGTGAACAAATGTCAttagaacaaagaaatattattattaattggtGACTGgttaaaattgtgcacatatGGATCATTTTGAACAGCTTTTAAAAAGCTATTCGGATTATAGACCTGTTGAAACGTGGCGAATACAAATTCCTGATACGATACCACCTATGCCACAAATAAGAaacataatacaaatttatttagtatattCTGATccattgaatttatatttacatgatataaataaatcattgaaTGGACATTGGGTGTGTTGTTATTatgacacaaaaaatatatttatttatgatatcacttaataataagaaattgcaCAAAAAACTATGAACAATTTTTGAGacaattatttccattttattgttttgataaaCAACCCGTTAAATTTCCTCCTGTGCAACAACAACCGAATACTAATGATTGCGGGGTTTTTGCAATAGCTTTTGCTAtttcattgttatttaatattaaacctGAAGACGTGAAATATGACTACAGTTTAATGCGTTCgcatttagtaaaaatttttgaatcaaATGTAATCGAGCATTTTCCTCAAGATGTAAAGTATGGTTTTTGTCAGAAAAGTGCTTCCATTAGCAGTAATAAGAGCAAGAGCGGCTGACGCAGCTCGTAAATGTGCTAAAAGTCAATTTGACCAAAAAACatacaacaaaaattaaatcaattacaaaaaaattacgatgatggattacatgaaaattattcaaaagaacaaaatgcatcaattaagcattttttttcaagattcaAAGTATGTTGCTCAGAAAGTTCCATTAGTAGAAAACGTAAAAGAGATTAAAGCGACTTGTACAAAACGCAAACACGAGGAACAATTGTACCTGTTAGAAAAAAGTcatgattctaaaataaaacatgttaataaaaaaaaacgaaatgaGCGAGAAATGATCCTGTCGTTAGAACAGAGAAGTATCATTGCAGAAGGCAgatgattaaatgatttgCATATGgatcattttaattatcttttaaagaaatattcagATTATGAATTTGTCGAAACATGGCGAATACAATTAATGAATACTATACAACCCATACCGACAAACAAAAagcatatacaaatattaccaTCTACGTTGTTGGGAACACATTGGATATGCAGttattacaatacaaaaaatatatttatttacgatTCTCTAAATGGAAAAATGTTGAGTGATTgtcagaaacaatttttacaaaaattgtttccaACTTATGACTTTGTCAAGAATCCTGTCACATTTTTTACTGTACAAGAACAACCGAATGGTAGCGATTGTGGCGTTTTTGCAATAGCCTTTGCTGTttcgttattatttaacataaatcccaacaaagtaaaaatatgatcATAGTTTAATGCGttcacatttaataaaaatgtttgaatctAATACAATTGAGCATTTTCCTCAAGATGCAAATTATACTCTTCAGAAAGTGCTTCCTTTAGCagtaataaaagcaaaaaatactGAAACAGTTtgtatacgtaaaaaatgtcaatataaaaatgaacaacaaagtatattacatacagcaaaattaaatgtacaattaataGTAGATATAAATGAAGATGATGATAACaatgttaataaatctttGGAATATCAACATTGCTcaaaagtagaaaatattaataaagagaaTTCAGAAAGTTATTGTATTAGTAGAAGGAAACGTCAATATAAacagaatttagaaattaattgcgCTGTAAAGCGGCGtcgatattatcaaaatattaaaaaaaatatcgctaAACAAGTTGAAcgatatcacaaaaatatagaaaaaaaacgcGCTAAACAACTTGAACGATATCACaaaaatggagaaaaaaatCGCGCTAAACAAGTTGAACGATATCACAaaaacacagaaaaaaatcgtGCTAAACAAGTTGaacaatatcataaaaatagagaaaaaaatcgtgctaataagaaatattgctATAATCAGAAATTAGAACATAATCGAATTCAGAAGCAATATCGTTATAAAAAGGATTTAGTAAAACAAcgtaaacaaaaacaaaaacgttatttaataaattctcagTGTGAACGAGAGAGACAAATGCAATATTCTGATCGCAAATGGTTATATAACAAAcgttattataacaaaaagtttaaatctaatgctatagaaaaaaatattggtcaaagtattattaaaaaatacgaaaaattttggtcaaaaaattacatacatatgcgTAATCCGGTAACAATAACAgatattatgaataaactggatattaaaaataacattgaaaGACGATTAGAAGCTGAAAGAATTTTGCGTTGGTCTATgcatattagaaataattatattcacaatatgtataaaatattagctgtattgaaaaaaaaggctGAAATACACTTAACTCTCGTTACTGAGTGTTTAACAATTGATGATAAATTACATGCATTATGTGGTATATCGGGTCATACAGCTTCttccgaaaattattttatcgattCTACATATAGTGAACAATTTACTTCATCGCAACCTTTGATAACAAATGTGAAAggtcaaattataaatgtattacctTTGGTAGAAGCACAAGCTAAAAAAGCATGGTTGTGCAATactttgtgtaaaattaattcactTGTAATTgatcgttataaaaaatttctcgaagcaataaatacatgtactttaaagaaaataccAGAACTATTACGCAAGGTTTGTCAGAAATGTACAGTAAACGATTTGACTGACAAATTAGGTCATACACAGGCTTGTTACATTAATCCAAACCTTTGTAAAGCgatgtctctttctattcagTTATTATCACCTCATTTTCCAAAGGTGAGATTTATTAAACGTTTGATTTATCGAATAAAAGCAGACTATCGAAAGTTAATAAATCTAGAAAAGGCTTTAAATTGTGGCGATATCGATACATTAAATGAACTTATAATTTTGGCACAAGATCGAGTAAATATCTACAAACATCATCAAAGTTTAACTGATTTGAGTGatgatgatattatttctaaatatagcAAAGCATTTAAAGCGTTGACTAAACGTTCCATGGACACACCTCGATATGTTTGTGTTTCATGTGAGAGACTTTGCTATAAGAGAAGTGTATCTGAAATTAGTAAGGTTAAAACACAATTAGATATTCCAATTTGGAGAGATTTAATggcacatataaaaaaactaaatattgaTCTGCAATACATATGTCTTTATTGCCAAAGAAAATTCCGTAACGGATTAATGCCtgcttattgtattttaaacaatCTATTTATCCAAAATGTTCCCGAAGTAATATCGTCTCTTAATTCAttcgaaaaaatgttaatacaaaGAGCTAAAGCATTTcaaactattgttaaaatgggAACTGTGATGAATAAAAAGTTGCCTCATAGGCAGATGGTACAGAAAGTAAAAGGTAGAACATTTCATTTACCTTTACCGTTAGAACaaacaatgaataaaatatgttcaaaaactgatgcaataaataaaaacaatatggaATTGTACATTTTGGTTAGAGGTATTCcgacaaaagcaaaaattatttgggaAGAAATggtaaatcttaaaaaagtattCGATGCTTTGGTATGGTTAAAACGTAATAATCACCTTTATAAACACATTATACTGCCAGATACTTGCGATGGATTATGTTCGGAAAAGaatgtagaattttttgaagtaaaagaaacagaaaatgaTACTGATTTTGTATCGgataatgatgataatgatggtATATTATTGAATTCCAAAATTGAAAtgcaagaaacaaaaaataatgcagaagctattgttttaaatcttcAAGGTGACGCTATGTTAACTCAGGTTACTGATGACAAGGATAGTTATTACGAACAGTATACCATTTATCCTTtatatgaaaagaaaacaCGTGAAAGTGCTAACGCTTTgtatcaaatgttaaaaattgaagaattacCTCTGGATAaccgtgaaaaatttttagatctatTGTGTTTTCCAGATTTATATCCTTTTGGTGTTAATGGACAACATGAAACTagacaaattaaactttatgaacatgaatatattaaatgtcgtTTGACTTCTAAACATCCCCAATATAGattaaatcaacaatatttgttttatttattaaataatgcgaATAATCGTCAATTAAAGCGCGgtatttatcagaaattaaatgtaaccAATTTGCGAGATCGTTATACGGCTTTAGAATATTTACAAGCAGTGCAGAAAGATTTATTGGAGTCTGATTTGAGTACgatattttctactttaagAAATACGGCACAATATTGGCGTAGACCAAGATATGATTTAGAATGCATGATACAACATTACGGACCCGCGACATGGTTTTTAACATTGAGTCCTGGTGAATGGATGTGGGATGATTTAGGTCAATACATTCGTGAAGTAAATGGTTGGTGTAACGATTCATCTTCCACCAGTGCTCTTGTTGCTAGGGATCCCGTATCAGCGTCGAGATTTCTcgataataagtttaaagCAATGATTGATTTCATTTGTTCTGAAGATCATCCGATTGGAGAAGTTACACATTACTTCTGGCGACGAGAATATCAAGGTAGAGGGATACAACATTTTCATATGTTAATTTGGATTAAAGATGCACCAATTATTGGTGTATcttctgaaaaagaaatttctgaatttattttacaacatgtaacttgtaaaattccagataaaaatatttctccatTATTATATGAGCGGGTTAATTCATACCAACAACACAAACATAACAATTATTGTCTTCGTTCTAAGAAAAGGGGACGTAAAGTTGGTCGTATATGTCGTTTTGGATTTCCTCGCTCTGTTACGGATACATTATGTTTAAGAGATGTTGTAAGTTCGATAGCAGGTAGAAAACAGTTAAAGTCTAGAAGTAGGCTTTATGATCTTCCTCGAACGGAGAGGGAGGGTTATATAAATGACTATAATCCCCCTACTCTTACTGCATGGAATGGAAATAtggatatacaatatattggaGAAGATTCAaggtttattaatatgtacataagtAAGTATGTAAGTAAAGCAGGACAATGTGAATTATCTGAAGATATTCTTGATTGTAAAAATCAGACAAACAAATCAATAGCGAGTTGTCTTTGGAATATTGGAttacgatttttaaataatagagaatGTGGTGCTCTTGAAGCTGCTGATACATTGCTAGGTATTTCTTTATATGGAACTGATCGAGATACGACGTTTAAATGGTTGGATACGAATCAGATACGATATAGAAGAGTGAAAAACGTTAAGGAAGTTGAAGCACTCGATGGAGATTctacagatatattttgtgCGTCTGTAATAGATGACCATTATCCACATAGACCGAAAAAATTGGAATCGATgtgtttatatgaatttatgcAATGGTATGATATTACGAAAATTAAaccacaaagtaaaaaaattaaatattacaagctGGATAATGGTTATTACCTTAAACGGCGACAACGTGGACATCtcattaaacattataaatatgatgTTAAGACGCGGccggaaaattatttcttttcattacTTCTTATGTTTCAACCATGGCGAAAAAtggaaaatcttaaaaatgatTGTGATACTTATGCAGAATCATttcataaagtaaaattacatcTCGTCGAAGCATTGCAGTATCATGAAAAATtggaagaattgaaaaaagcaATTGAAACTGTAAACGAATTGGTTCAACAACAGATTGACGAAAAACAGCATCTGTCTCAAGATGATCCTGATAATCCAATAGGTGTTCAAAATATTCAAGCTGGTGAAGCAATGCAAGATTTTAAAGATCTCGATGGTCACGAAGAAGAAATCGATATATCTGAAAtgatttcaaaattgaatgcAGATCAAAAAAGAGTATTTGATAGAGTCATTAATACCGTGTCAGATAAGAAATCGTTATTACGACTATACGTTAGTGGAGAAGGAGGCACTGGTAAAAGTTTCTtgattaaaactattaaatgctggataaaacaaaatcttaataaggatactgcaatagcagcGCCTACTGGTATAGCagcgtttaatataaatggttTGACGGTACATAGATTACTTCAATTACCCGTTGAACATGGTTCTACTCCTAAGTATAAACAATTAGCTGATCacgtattaaaagttttacgagCAGaccttaaaaatgttattctttttataattgatgagGTATCAATGATatctaatttgattttattgtacatacattttcgattatctgaaatatttgatactaTTGATTGTGATGATGGTTGGTTTGGTCGAGTGCATATTCTTCTATTTGGAGATTTGCTTCAATTACCTCCTGTACATGAAGATCCTGCCTTTGtagatttatcaaatataaaagttaagaaATTTCTTGGTTCCTTAAATGCTGTTAATTTATGGACTACTTTGTTTAATTACGATGAATTAACAATCAATATGCGCCAACAAGGAGATGGATCTTATCGTGAATTACTTTCGAGAATTCGTATTGGTTTACTGACAAAATCTGATTGTGACattcttgaaaaaagaaaaatctcttttataGGTAAATCTTTCGAAGCAAGATTAGgtgaattatgtaattttattgataatttgccTTCTGATACCGTTTGTTTACTGCCTACTTGTCATATGTGTGATGTTCTTAACAATGCAATGTTAAGTCGTATTGCTTCaaaggaaatattattaattgctgaAGATGAGATTGAATGTAttccatatattaaaaaaagaataacaaagGTATTGGcggataatgatgatgataatagtAGGACAGCTGGGCTTTTCAAacgaattacaattaaaattggagcaaaaattatgataagaCGTAACATCGATGCCAGTTTAGGTCTTATAAATGGTACAATTGCTACAGTTATTTCAGTTGTGCAAGATCCGTCTACggattatgtagaaaaaatcaaacttcTTTTACCAtctaatttagaatattttattgaaagagTAAGTGTCAAATTTCAAGTTATGGAAAATGCATTTGTTATTAGGAAACAATTTCCAATATCTTTGAGTTATGGTATTACCATTCATAAGGCCCAAGGATTAAGTTTGCAAAATGTTGTTACGGATATAGGTAATTCTGTGTTTAGTTGTGGTCAGATTTATGTTGCATTATCCCGAGTGACATCTCTGGATGgattgcatttaattaattttgatcctTCGTGTGTAATAGCTAGTGAAGAGGCAATTATCGAATATAATCGGTTGAAACAAATACATAAACCGGAAGAACAAGTTATTACTATTTCAAAAGAACGATATCATAAAGTTCACGATATGCCATGGACATTAAGGAAGACAATTACTTCCGTTCAACAGTCAGATCAAAAAGTTCGACGTAGTACTGCTTGGATTCTACGTGGTTTTCAAAATACTGACAAAGTTTCATGTTATGCAAATGCTGTATTGcaatgtttatttcatttaaatattattagaaaacaattatttaattctgataaattaaatgttttaagtattttagcTCACCGATATGAAAatggaataaataatttgaataccTATGCAATACGAGAATACTTAGGagagtatttttcaaattgtattaAACGAGATGTATTCGATTTTCTTACAGCTCTTTGtacaaaatacgattttataaaagatttggtAGAGCATCAAGTTATTCTTACTACTCGATGTAAGTTATGTAGTAATACAAAAGTTACTACGGACAATAATGTTATTCTTTCAATTcctattaacaatttaaagaaaaaaagttttaatcttaatgatttattaaatatatcattttcacATTGGTTTGAATTACACGATAAATCATGTGAACGTTGTGAAGGAAATGAGTTATTagttaagaaagaaataaaattgacaaaacagatagttattatatgtttaagtctatttttattacaaaatagtaatttagtaaaagtaccacaaaaatttaatttatgcgcTATCCCgacaagtaaaatattaatagctgGACAAGTATATAAAGTTATGAACGCTATATTTCATCATGGTTCATGTATTGAAAATGGTCATTTTATAAGTATGTGTAGAGAAGGATCGTATAGCGATTGGATTGAAGCAGATGATGTGCAAGTTACAAAAAAGCAATGGCCTAGAGGtgctaaagatatttatatattattcttagaaaaagttgataataaataatatatattcagcaaagtatatattcttaatttaatataaatattaataatattcagcttctttataaatatgttcagcaatgtaatcatttaaatttcttaattcattgattgatttttgtcttatgtgtaaatgtttaaagttatatttgtgGATTCAGCAAAGTATATAttcctaatttaatataaatgtaatttttataaatatttaaaaaattgagaaattttgaattgagttgtttaattcattgattatttatttgtattatgtgtaaatgttctttttacacaataaagttgtatttgtgcataatgcaatttattaatcaatgttaaaatattactttaattaatctatGTTACATCATAAGTTATTTTATCTgggatttatttgatacaaaataaatgtgatatgtatgtatttaagttgAATCAAAAGTGATTCTTTGCTTTTGGAAAAAagctcatatatatatatctatattaccTAGGTTGAATTggtttaaatttcataaaaagtattatcttgaatttatttcatacataaataaatgtgattttttccatctaaaggtatatattatttaagttgaatttaatcaaaagttttatcttggatttgtgattttttccttaaaataaaaaatcacttAGTCTATGTTTCAACTTAGGCCTGGTTCCAAAACATGCTttaaaggaaaattttatttaaaaatttatagtgttATATTCGTTATATAAACTTCAACttcttagtaaaatttttttcaaagagaaAGTTTTAGAGTGTAACCTTAAGTGATCTATAAACCTaagtagttaaaaaaaaatataaaatgcgtgataatcaaacaaaattacctttttaaaaaggtacaAAAAGCGCTAAGTGTGTAGTTttcctttaataaaaaatttacaaaattcaagataaaacttttgatcaaattcaacctaagtgatatatggaatagaaaaaaataatttacttatgtatcgaataagatatttttcattaattcaatctaagtgatacatacatcaaattcaatctaagtggtctataaacactacaaaatgcgtgatatctcaacaaaaattacctttttaaaaaggtaaaaaaggcgccaagtgtttggtttttcctttaagcaaaaaaattattggatgcaacctaagtaatataaggaaaaaatcacaaatttaagataaaacttttaatcaaattcaacctaagtggtatatacttttggatgattcaatataagtattatatactaagtgtgtcaaattcaacctaagtaatatatagtaagtgtgttaaatttaacttaagtaatatataaaaaatttacaaaattcaagataaaacttttgatcaaattcaacttaagtaatatatgcaatagaaaaaaataatttgcttatgtatcaaataagatattttacattaaattcaatctaagtaatacatacatcaaattcaatctaagtggtctataaac encodes the following:
- the LOC118648664 gene encoding uncharacterized protein LOC118648664, producing MFGSRVTDLRVKNKVLCVCKYWVLCVCKKRVLCVYEKRVLCAYKKRVLCVYEKRVLCACRKRVLCACKNRVLCICRKRALCACKNRVLCACSKRVLCACKNRVLCACRKRVLCACKNRVLCACSKRVLCACKNRVLCACRKRVLCACKNQVLCTCKYWVLCPYKGWVLCICKDLVLCACID